The following proteins are co-located in the Gossypium hirsutum isolate 1008001.06 chromosome A02, Gossypium_hirsutum_v2.1, whole genome shotgun sequence genome:
- the LOC121203219 gene encoding zinc finger BED domain-containing protein RICESLEEPER 1 encodes MASSVFDTDTDTALRLLLSCAKAIEDGDLKSANAFLHNILILADERPYLYKSRVVKYFADALVRRAYGLHPASSYFTFPVDPSPYYHCGSYLINGVIENVIHDALMEKNALMGNRRLHLIDFSIPYSSFQNSVLRTLPTFFGDPLPVRVSYILPPFLKKYVKFSHQMEFLTMDAKEVNVKLEDEFKVVYANSLAEADEFEIDFKRREDEMVVVYYKFKLDKMVRDAKAMERELVRLKEKNPTIVIMLDFYSNHTHSNFLTCFKDSFQYSLKTLDFWAQLELFLEEEYEWDCNIEAWEGNNVIRRHPTLTEWQHLFSMAGFSRIPLNHRKAIDLIDKFDRFVEIMGEEEECLILGYKECPMFFLSAWKPNVEEEHLNFNSSNDKFGLGFNPYPSPLRPLQPFPKIFPNGDPEIVKANKEKPSKATQRKLRSKVWDHFDGFEEDENQVAKCKHCPNMLTGSSKSGTTHLNSHSKVCPGKKKQNQESQLILPVDTNEGSLRFDKKRSHMDLAKMMIKLRCPLDMAEQETSKNFVKGLQPMLEFQSKDILSYIHRIYDEEKEKLQLYFDKLASKFNLTVSLCKNNAGKTTYCCLISHFIDDGWELKRKILALKTLEHINDTKALGENIRSLVLEWNISNKVCSITVDNSFLNDSMVDQIKEICLSDQGSVSSDHWFITFTLLEDGFREMDGILFKLSKSIEYVTETRHGKLKLQEAVDQVKLQGGKLWDDLSFRLESDFDILDSALRSREIFCELENAVALQSCLKCFDDIKGTQCLPVSLYFPKLCDAYKKFLQLEKSSHSFVTLMKRKFDRYWSLCNLALAVASVLDPRLKFKIVELSYRVIYGHDSKMRLNMFHKVLRDVYYEYASEAKYLTTSASVLDDFNCSTIGLGNY; translated from the exons ATGGCTTCTTCTGTTTTTGATACCGACACCGACACCGCCTTGAGATTGTTACTATCCTGCGCTAAAGCTATTGAAGATGGGGATCTGAAAAGCGCCAATGCGTTCCTTCACAACATCTTGATTCTTGCTGATGAGAGACCCTACCTATATAAAAGCAGAGTGGTGAAATACTTTGCGGACGCTCTGGTTCGCCGAGCCTACGGACTGCATCCCGCTTCTTCCTACTTCACTTTCCCGGTGGATCCTTCACCATATTATCATTGTGGCAGCTACCTTATTAATGGCGTCATAGAGAATGTCATCCATGATGCTTTAATGGAAAAGAATGCTTTGATGGGAAACAGGCGATTGCACCTCATTGATTTCTCCATCCCGTATTCCAGTTTTCAGAATTCAGTTCTTCGTACACTACCGACCTTCTTCGGCGATCCTCTACCCGTCCGTGTAAGCTACATACTTCCACCATTTCTGAAAAAATATGTAAAGTTCTCACACCAAATGGAGTTTTTGACTATGGATGCAAAGGAAGTTAACGTAAAGTTGGAGGATGAGTTCAAAGTGGTTTATGCCAATAGTTTGGCAGAAGCGGATGAATTTGAAATAGATTTCAAAAGAAGAGAAGATGAAATGGTGGTGGTTTACTATAAATTTAAACTTGATAAGATGGTAAGAGATGCAAAAGCAATGGAGAGAGAGTTGGTAAGATTGAAGGAGAAAAATCCGACGATTGTAATCATGCTAGACTTTTATTCCAATCATACCCACTCCAATTTCTTGACGTGTTTCAAGGATTCATTTCAGTATTCCTTGAAGACTCTTGATTTCTGGGCGCAGTTGGAACTTTTTCTTGAAGAGGAGTATGAGTGGGACTGCAACATAGAGGCATGGGAAGGTAATAATGTAATTAGGCGGCACCCAACTTTGACAGAATGGCAACATCTCTTTTCAATGGCTGGCTTTAGTCGAATTCCATTAAACCACAGGAAAGCTATTGATCTTATTGATAAGTTTGACAGGTTTGTGGAAATAATGGGGGAGGAAGAAGAATGTTTGATTTTAGGTTACAAGGAATGTCCAATGTTTTTCTTGTCGGCATGGAAACCCAACGTTGAAGAAGAGCACTTAAATTTCAATTCCAGCAACGATAAGTTTGGACTAg GTTTCAATCCATATCCGTCACCTCTTCGGCCCCTTCAACCATTTCCGAAG ATTTTTCCCAATGGTGACCCTGAGATTGTAAAAGCAAATAAGGAGAAACCCTCAAAAGCCACACAGAGAAAGTTGAGGTCTAAGGTTTGGGATCACTTTGATGgatttgaagaagatgaaaacCAAGTAGCCAAATGCAAACATTGCCCCAATATGCTTACAGGGTCAAGCAAGAGTGGGACCACACACTTGAATAGCCACTCGAAAGTATgtcctggaaagaagaaacaaaatcaaGAAAGCCAGTTGATACTTCCAGTTGATACCAATGAAGGAAGCTTGAGGTTTGATAAAAAAAGGAGTCACATGGATCTTGCGAAAATGATGATTAAGCTTCGATGTCCTTTGGATATGGCTGAACAAGAAACCTCTAAGAATTTTGTGAAAGGTTTGCAACCTATGCTTGAGTTTCAATCCAAAGATATTTTATCTTATATACATCGCATTTATGACGAAGAGAAGGAGAAACTTCAGCTGTATTTTGATAAGCTTGCTAGTAAATTCAATCTGACAGTGAGTTTGTGTAAGAACAATGCTGGAAAGACTACATATTGCTGTTTGATATCACATTTTATTGATGATGGTTGGGAACTAAAGAGGAAGATTCTTGCCTTGAAAACTTTGGAGCATATTAATGACACAAAGGCTTTAGGCGAAAATATTAGGAGCTTGGTTTTGGAGTGGAATATTAGCAACAAAGTATGCTCCATAACTGTGGATAACTCTTTTTTGAATGACAGTATGGTTGATCAGATAAAAGAAATTTGTCTTAGTGACCAGGGCTCTGTTTCTTCAGATCATTGGTTCATCACTTTCACACTTCTTGAGGATGGGTTCCGTGAGATGGATGGCATACTTTTTAAGTTAAGCAAGTCCATTGAATATGTCACTGAAACAAGACATGGAAAATTGAAATTACAAGAAGCTGTAGATCAAGTGAAGCTACAAGGTGGGAAATTATGGGATGATCTTTCTTTCAGGCTGGAATCAGACTTTGACATACTTGATAGTGCTTTGAGATCAAGAGAAATCTTTTGTGAACTGGAGAATGCAGTAGCTCTACAGAGTTGTTTGAAATGCTTTGATGATATCAAAGGAACTCAATGCCTTCCTGTAAGTTTGTACTTTCCAAAGCTTTGTGATGCATACAAGAAATTTCTTCAGTTGGAAAAAAGCAGTCATTCATTTGTTACATTGATGAAGAGGAAATTCGACCGCTATTGGAGCTTATGCAATTTGGCATTAGCTGTTGCATCTGTTCTTGATCcaaggttaaaatttaaaattgtggaGCTCTCATATAGGGTGATTTATGGCCATGACAGTAAGATGCGATTGAACATGTTTCATAAAGTTCTTCGGGATGTCTACTATGAATATGCCAGTGAAGCCAAATATCTAACTACATCTGCTTCAGTCTTGGATGATTTCAATTGTTCAACAATAGGGCTTGGAAATTATTAG